Proteins encoded by one window of Arachis hypogaea cultivar Tifrunner chromosome 1, arahy.Tifrunner.gnm2.J5K5, whole genome shotgun sequence:
- the LOC112701232 gene encoding ubiquitin-like domain-containing protein CIP73 isoform X7, with product MGSTGTDKMPGNNSTGSSETTIEIKIKTLDSQTYTLRVDKQMPVPALKERIASVTGVLSHRQRLICQGKVLKDDQLLSAYHVEDGHTLHLVSRQPDLPGFLPGHSGADPNSSTSHGHSSQISPGVVIETFNVPVQGDGVTPEFSRIVSAVLGSIGIPNFGSGVEGIDVREHDSQGFGRTSGSSGLSDSSHPQPEQTGLRYSSDRSRNTFVHPAAASLGSLQPPVIPDSLTTLSQFLSHISHEFDAIVREGGNNVQAAEAHRNEEMGSASSRLGSTAEALTSPASLAEVMLSTRRMMIEQAGECLLQLARHLENQANVTDHLMRSSIQSRALRTGVLFYNLGALFLELGRTTMTLRLGQSPSEAVVNGGPAVFISPSGPNHIMVQPLPFQPGANFGTVPIGTAQSNASLGVSTATPNASQEERADTQSASVQRNQGEGPANQAASRRSDVAGAGEQGVRIVPIRTMVATVPGSLGRPPAEPSGNSIGVYYPVLGRFQQVSSGHGNSEQGSQPASQHHAVQQSSHENTLQRQNEDSARNGSSSTPTTSSNSRVVNINILAAGGAQNNQESERQLPNSVLQFIRTLFPGGEIHVEDLNLQGTNSGSTPEQAATARAAQAPEAEPRVSDEGRFLSNILREIIPLVSQQTGSGRNPSEEQAAQDSSSQVETDAGTSRRRNGSDPSPPDSKRQKME from the exons ATGGGAAGTACTGGTACTGACAAGATGCCAGGCAATAACAGCACAGGAAGTTCAGAAACCACTATTGAGATAAAGATCAAGACCTTGGATTCACAGACTTACACCCTCAGAGTGGATAAACAG ATGCCAGTCCCTGCTCTGAAAGAACGGATTGCTTCTGTCACTGGAGTGTTATCACATCGGCAGCGCTTAATTTGCCAAGGAAAGGTTCTGAAGGACGATCAACTCCTGTCTGCTTACC ATGTTGAAGATGGTCATACCTTGCATCTGGTTTCTAGGCAACCTGATCTACCAGGATTTTTGCCCGGTCATTCAG GGGCTGACCCAAATTCAAGCACAAGTCATGGCCACAGTAGTCAAATATCCCCGGGTGTAGTCATTGAAACTTTCAATGTACCTGTTCAGGGAGATGGAGTTACTCCTGAATTCAGTAGG ATTGTTTCTGCTGTACTAGGCTCTATTGGAATTCCAAACTTCGGAAGTGGTGTTGAAGGGATTGATGTCAGG GAGCATGACTCCCAAGGCTTTGGAAGAACTTCAGGTTCCAGTGGTCTTTCAGATTCATCCCATCCTCAGCCTGAACAAACTGGTTTGCGGTATTCATCAGATAGGTCGCGTAATACCTTTGTACATCCAGCAGCAGCTTCTTTGGGATCTTTGCAGCCTCCT GTTATTCCCGATTCTTTGACAACACTATCCCAATTTCTGAGTCATATAAGTCACGAATTTGATGCAATTG TCAGAGAAGGGGGCAATAATGTCCAAGCAGCTGAGGCTCATAGGAATGAAGAAATGGGGTCTGCTTCGTCACGATTGGGTTCAACAGCAGAAGCACTTACATCACCTGCATCCTTGGCAGAAGTCATGCTATCTACCAGACGAATGATGATTGAACAAGCTGGGGAATGCCTACTT CAACTTGCAAGACACCTGGAGAATCAGGCAAATGTAACTGATCATTTGATGCGGTCAAGCATTCAGTCTAGGGCTTTGAGGACTGGAGTTCTGTTCTATAACCTGGGTGCATTATTCCTTGAGCTTGGCCGCACAACCATGACATTGCGCTTGGGTCAAAGTCCG TCTGAAGCTGTAGTTAATGGTGGGCCTGCAGTTTTCATATCTCCGTCTGGTCCTAACCATATCATGGTTCAG CCTCTTCCTTTTCAACCTGGAGCGAACTTTGGTACTGTCCCCATAGGAACTGCTCAGTCTAACGCAAGTTTAG GGGTCTCAACAGCCACACCAAATGCCAGTCAAGAAGAACGTGCTGATACACAGTCTGCTTCAGTACAAAGAAATCAAGGTGAAGGTCCTGCTAATCAGGCAGCCTCAAGGCGTTCAGATGTGGCTGGTGCTGGGGAGCAAGGAGTAAGGATTGTGCCAATTAGAACCATGGTTGCAACAGTACCAGGTTCCTTAGGTCGTCCACCTGCAGAACCATCTGGTAATTCTATAGGGGTTTACTATCCGGTTCTCGGGAGATTTCAACAGGTATCTTCAGGGCATGGAAATAGTGAACAAGGATCTCAACCAGCTAGTCAGCATCATGCTGTGCAACAGTCCAGTCATGAAAACACATTGCAAAGGCAAAACGAAGATTCTGCAAGGAATG GATCCTCATCAACTCCTACCACAAGCTCGAATTCCCGTGTGGTGAATATCAATATCCTGGCAGCTGGTGGGGCCCAGAATAATCAGGAGTCTGAGCGACAGTTACCAAACAGTGTTCTTCAGTTTATAAGGACCCTGTTTCCTGGGGGAGAAATTCATGTTGAAGACTTGAATTTACAGGGAACAAATTCAGGTTCTACCCCAGAGCAAGCTGCAACAGCAAGGGCAGCTCAGGCCCCTGAAGCTGAACCTAGAGTTAGTGATGAAGGAAGGTTTTTGTCAAACATACTCCGCGAAATCATTCCCCTCGTGTCTCAACAAACAGGCTCTGGAAGAAATCCTTCAGAGGAACAAGCAGCTCAGGATTCTTCATCACAG GTGGAAACTGATGCAGGGACATCACGAAGGCGGAATGGTTCAGATCCAAGCCCCCCTGATTCTAAACGCCAAAAg ATGGAGTGA
- the LOC112701232 gene encoding ubiquitin-like domain-containing protein CIP73 isoform X2 → MIFFLFYRCCVVLWRMGSTGTDKMPGNNSTGSSETTIEIKIKTLDSQTYTLRVDKQMPVPALKERIASVTGVLSHRQRLICQGKVLKDDQLLSAYHVEDGHTLHLVSRQPDLPGFLPGHSGADPNSSTSHGHSSQISPGVVIETFNVPVQGDGVTPEFSRIVSAVLGSIGIPNFGSGVEGIDVREHDSQGFGRTSGSSGLSDSSHPQPEQTGLRYSSDRSRNTFVHPAAASLGSLQPPVIPDSLTTLSQFLSHISHEFDAIVREGGNNVQAAEAHRNEEMGSASSRLGSTAEALTSPASLAEVMLSTRRMMIEQAGECLLQLARHLENQANVTDHLMRSSIQSRALRTGVLFYNLGALFLELGRTTMTLRLGQSPSEAVVNGGPAVFISPSGPNHIMVQPLPFQPGANFGTVPIGTAQSNASLGSGLGSSFFPRRIDIQIRRATPNASQEERADTQSASVQRNQGEGPANQAASRRSDVAGAGEQGVRIVPIRTMVATVPGSLGRPPAEPSGNSIGVYYPVLGRFQQVSSGHGNSEQGSQPASQHHAVQQSSHENTLQRQNEDSARNGSSSTPTTSSNSRVVNINILAAGGAQNNQESERQLPNSVLQFIRTLFPGGEIHVEDLNLQGTNSGSTPEQAATARAAQAPEAEPRVSDEGRFLSNILREIIPLVSQQTGSGRNPSEEQAAQDSSSQVETDAGTSRRRNGSDPSPPDSKRQKME, encoded by the exons atgatatttttccttttttatagGTGTTGCGTGGTCTTGTGGAGAATGGGAAGTACTGGTACTGACAAGATGCCAGGCAATAACAGCACAGGAAGTTCAGAAACCACTATTGAGATAAAGATCAAGACCTTGGATTCACAGACTTACACCCTCAGAGTGGATAAACAG ATGCCAGTCCCTGCTCTGAAAGAACGGATTGCTTCTGTCACTGGAGTGTTATCACATCGGCAGCGCTTAATTTGCCAAGGAAAGGTTCTGAAGGACGATCAACTCCTGTCTGCTTACC ATGTTGAAGATGGTCATACCTTGCATCTGGTTTCTAGGCAACCTGATCTACCAGGATTTTTGCCCGGTCATTCAG GGGCTGACCCAAATTCAAGCACAAGTCATGGCCACAGTAGTCAAATATCCCCGGGTGTAGTCATTGAAACTTTCAATGTACCTGTTCAGGGAGATGGAGTTACTCCTGAATTCAGTAGG ATTGTTTCTGCTGTACTAGGCTCTATTGGAATTCCAAACTTCGGAAGTGGTGTTGAAGGGATTGATGTCAGG GAGCATGACTCCCAAGGCTTTGGAAGAACTTCAGGTTCCAGTGGTCTTTCAGATTCATCCCATCCTCAGCCTGAACAAACTGGTTTGCGGTATTCATCAGATAGGTCGCGTAATACCTTTGTACATCCAGCAGCAGCTTCTTTGGGATCTTTGCAGCCTCCT GTTATTCCCGATTCTTTGACAACACTATCCCAATTTCTGAGTCATATAAGTCACGAATTTGATGCAATTG TCAGAGAAGGGGGCAATAATGTCCAAGCAGCTGAGGCTCATAGGAATGAAGAAATGGGGTCTGCTTCGTCACGATTGGGTTCAACAGCAGAAGCACTTACATCACCTGCATCCTTGGCAGAAGTCATGCTATCTACCAGACGAATGATGATTGAACAAGCTGGGGAATGCCTACTT CAACTTGCAAGACACCTGGAGAATCAGGCAAATGTAACTGATCATTTGATGCGGTCAAGCATTCAGTCTAGGGCTTTGAGGACTGGAGTTCTGTTCTATAACCTGGGTGCATTATTCCTTGAGCTTGGCCGCACAACCATGACATTGCGCTTGGGTCAAAGTCCG TCTGAAGCTGTAGTTAATGGTGGGCCTGCAGTTTTCATATCTCCGTCTGGTCCTAACCATATCATGGTTCAG CCTCTTCCTTTTCAACCTGGAGCGAACTTTGGTACTGTCCCCATAGGAACTGCTCAGTCTAACGCAAGTTTAGGTAGTGGACTTGGTTCAAGTTTTTTCCCAAGGCGGATTGATATACAGATACGACGAG CCACACCAAATGCCAGTCAAGAAGAACGTGCTGATACACAGTCTGCTTCAGTACAAAGAAATCAAGGTGAAGGTCCTGCTAATCAGGCAGCCTCAAGGCGTTCAGATGTGGCTGGTGCTGGGGAGCAAGGAGTAAGGATTGTGCCAATTAGAACCATGGTTGCAACAGTACCAGGTTCCTTAGGTCGTCCACCTGCAGAACCATCTGGTAATTCTATAGGGGTTTACTATCCGGTTCTCGGGAGATTTCAACAGGTATCTTCAGGGCATGGAAATAGTGAACAAGGATCTCAACCAGCTAGTCAGCATCATGCTGTGCAACAGTCCAGTCATGAAAACACATTGCAAAGGCAAAACGAAGATTCTGCAAGGAATG GATCCTCATCAACTCCTACCACAAGCTCGAATTCCCGTGTGGTGAATATCAATATCCTGGCAGCTGGTGGGGCCCAGAATAATCAGGAGTCTGAGCGACAGTTACCAAACAGTGTTCTTCAGTTTATAAGGACCCTGTTTCCTGGGGGAGAAATTCATGTTGAAGACTTGAATTTACAGGGAACAAATTCAGGTTCTACCCCAGAGCAAGCTGCAACAGCAAGGGCAGCTCAGGCCCCTGAAGCTGAACCTAGAGTTAGTGATGAAGGAAGGTTTTTGTCAAACATACTCCGCGAAATCATTCCCCTCGTGTCTCAACAAACAGGCTCTGGAAGAAATCCTTCAGAGGAACAAGCAGCTCAGGATTCTTCATCACAG GTGGAAACTGATGCAGGGACATCACGAAGGCGGAATGGTTCAGATCCAAGCCCCCCTGATTCTAAACGCCAAAAg ATGGAGTGA